In Bdellovibrio bacteriovorus, the following are encoded in one genomic region:
- a CDS encoding ABC transporter ATP-binding protein, whose protein sequence is MKTNTAIHIRDVSKAFASEKLFQSLDLEIDTGEFVTLLGSSGCGKTTVLRMLAGLDSPTSGQIHIPDPLKQSTSYVFQDANLLPWKTVTENVALPFQVGSLKDKYSVTQIQEISRNALAKVHLEKAAHLFPHELSGGMKMRVSLARAIATSPKLLLMDEPFAALDEVTRFEMQNQLLELWQTEKMTIVFVTHSLFEAAYLSQRVVLMKKSGSINQIKLDLPEKRDEKLRTSEKMIHIVQDLSERFRA, encoded by the coding sequence TTGAAGACAAACACCGCCATTCACATTCGAGATGTTTCAAAAGCTTTTGCTTCTGAAAAACTGTTTCAAAGCTTGGATCTTGAAATTGACACGGGTGAATTCGTGACTCTTCTTGGGTCATCAGGTTGCGGAAAAACCACCGTATTGCGCATGCTCGCGGGTCTTGATTCGCCAACCAGCGGGCAGATCCATATCCCAGACCCTTTGAAACAATCCACGAGCTATGTGTTTCAAGATGCCAACTTGTTACCTTGGAAAACTGTCACAGAAAATGTGGCACTTCCGTTTCAAGTGGGATCATTAAAAGATAAATATTCTGTTACACAAATTCAGGAGATCTCACGAAATGCTTTAGCCAAAGTTCATTTAGAAAAGGCTGCGCACTTATTTCCCCATGAACTTTCTGGCGGCATGAAGATGCGCGTGTCACTGGCACGTGCTATAGCGACTTCGCCAAAGCTTCTTTTGATGGATGAGCCTTTTGCGGCTTTAGATGAAGTCACGCGTTTTGAAATGCAAAATCAACTTTTAGAGTTGTGGCAGACCGAAAAAATGACCATCGTTTTTGTCACTCACTCGTTGTTTGAAGCCGCTTATCTTTCCCAACGCGTGGTCTTGATGAAAAAATCAGGATCCATTAACCAAATAAAGCTCGATCTACCGGAAAAACGCGATGAAAAACTGCGCACCTCAGAAAAGATGATTCATATCGTGCAAGACCTTTCCGAAAGGTTTCGCGCATGA
- a CDS encoding tyrosine-type recombinase/integrase: protein MASRSPQYQLNKNKYLLPPESERLRKILTDFELKDPRNCLLLSVALRTGARAQEVLNIQRSDLNTYDESIFIRGLKNSNDREIPIHSQVFERLHRFAEKEGGNKVFDISYNRLYQVWEMYRPVPKKFHSLRHTFAIELYQKTKDIRLVQVALGHRNIANTMVYANYVYSQQELRKLIL from the coding sequence ATGGCTTCTCGCTCACCTCAGTATCAGCTCAATAAGAACAAATATTTGCTGCCACCCGAATCAGAAAGATTGCGAAAAATTCTCACAGATTTTGAGTTGAAAGATCCACGCAACTGTTTGCTTTTATCAGTCGCCTTGCGCACCGGAGCCCGGGCTCAAGAGGTTTTAAACATTCAACGCAGTGATTTGAACACCTACGATGAATCCATCTTTATTAGAGGCTTAAAGAACTCCAATGACCGGGAAATTCCCATTCATTCCCAAGTTTTTGAACGACTTCATAGATTCGCCGAAAAAGAAGGCGGAAATAAAGTCTTCGATATTTCCTACAATCGCCTTTACCAAGTCTGGGAAATGTATCGCCCGGTCCCCAAGAAATTTCACTCCCTTCGCCACACCTTTGCGATCGAGCTTTATCAAAAGACCAAAGACATTCGCTTGGTTCAAGTGGCCTTGGGGCATCGAAATATCGCCAACACCATGGTTTACGCTAACTACGTCTATTCCCAACAAGAACTGCGCAAACTCATTTTATAG
- a CDS encoding beta-ketoacyl-ACP synthase III, with product MAGMFRSRVAGIGSYLPEKVLSNFDLEKMVETSDSWIVERTGIERRHIAAPDQATSDLCLQASLRAIEDAKITVNDIDMIIVGTVTGDHPMPSTACYLQSKLGARKVFAFDVNAACSGFLYGLSIADQFIRTGMYKNILVCGAEVLSRYMNYKDRETCILFGDGAGAWIVTRANPGDTQIIESSHLHADGDLTELLTLPAGGSRIPQSHEAVEKGLNYMTMKGREIFKNAVRTMAQCCEEALAANNLSMDQVDWVVPHQANKRIIEAVAGQFDFPMERVIVYVQETGNTSAASIPLAFDWAVKTGKIKRGQTILLTAFGAGLTSGSLLMRY from the coding sequence ATGGCAGGGATGTTTCGCTCTCGAGTTGCAGGGATTGGCTCGTATCTTCCAGAAAAAGTTCTTTCGAACTTTGACTTGGAAAAGATGGTCGAGACTTCCGATTCATGGATCGTAGAACGAACAGGTATTGAGCGTCGCCATATCGCCGCTCCCGACCAAGCCACCTCAGACCTCTGTTTACAAGCATCTTTAAGAGCCATTGAAGATGCTAAAATCACCGTTAACGACATTGATATGATTATCGTGGGAACCGTCACAGGGGATCACCCAATGCCTTCCACCGCTTGTTACTTACAAAGTAAATTGGGCGCTCGGAAGGTTTTTGCTTTTGACGTCAATGCCGCTTGTTCGGGCTTTTTGTACGGTCTTTCTATCGCCGATCAATTCATTCGCACTGGCATGTATAAAAATATCCTTGTATGTGGGGCTGAAGTTTTAAGCCGTTACATGAACTACAAAGATCGCGAAACATGCATCCTTTTTGGCGATGGCGCCGGAGCATGGATTGTTACTCGCGCCAATCCGGGCGACACTCAAATTATTGAAAGCTCACACCTTCATGCCGATGGCGATCTGACGGAGCTTTTGACTTTACCAGCGGGTGGAAGCCGTATTCCGCAATCTCATGAAGCCGTTGAAAAAGGTTTGAATTACATGACCATGAAGGGCCGTGAGATTTTCAAAAATGCTGTCCGCACAATGGCTCAATGCTGTGAAGAGGCCTTAGCGGCAAATAATTTATCTATGGACCAAGTGGACTGGGTTGTTCCACACCAAGCCAATAAACGAATCATTGAAGCCGTCGCGGGACAATTCGATTTCCCCATGGAACGCGTGATTGTTTATGTGCAAGAGACTGGCAACACCTCTGCAGCTTCGATTCCACTTGCCTTCGATTGGGCTGTTAAAACTGGAAAAATCAAACGTGGTCAGACTATTTTGCTGACGGCCTTTGGTGCTGGTTTAACTTCCGGCAGCCTTTTAATGAGGTATTAA
- the acpP gene encoding acyl carrier protein, translated as MAIHPKVKDIIVEQLGVDPDKVKAEASFIDDLGADSLDIVELVMAMEEEFDLEIPDEDAEKLKTVQDVASYLEKKGKA; from the coding sequence ATGGCAATTCACCCAAAAGTTAAAGATATTATCGTTGAACAACTTGGCGTAGATCCAGATAAAGTTAAAGCGGAAGCTTCTTTCATCGACGATCTAGGCGCAGACAGCCTTGATATCGTTGAGCTAGTCATGGCTATGGAAGAAGAGTTCGATCTTGAAATCCCAGACGAAGACGCTGAAAAGCTTAAAACTGTTCAAGACGTTGCTTCTTACCTAGAAAAAAAAGGTAAAGCGTAG
- a CDS encoding ABC transporter substrate-binding protein: MKFLNVIFAVLLSCGLLNFAKAAVPTFTPVTLALNWKAEPEFGGFYAGQILNHYRDQGLDVKIQEGGSGTPTIQMLASGKLDFAIVSADEIIISQDRNKNNKVIALFATYQKSPYIIMTHAERNFKSLKDVWTSEGILSMQSGLPYYKFLLNKWGKPKAKIVPYLGGVGNFVNDKTFSQQGFISTEPVSAERAGAKTKNFIIADEGFNPYLVILATTEKTLKEKPELVKKLIQGTRNGWQAYLNSPEATNKHMAQINKALDFETFQKGASLQKDLIITTKNEALGSMTKERWEALSQQIFELKLIKNKPNSAESYFR, translated from the coding sequence ATGAAATTTTTAAACGTCATTTTCGCGGTTCTTCTTTCGTGTGGATTATTAAATTTCGCTAAAGCAGCTGTGCCCACTTTCACACCTGTCACTCTTGCTCTTAATTGGAAAGCCGAGCCCGAGTTCGGTGGCTTTTACGCAGGTCAGATTTTAAACCATTACAGAGATCAAGGGTTGGATGTAAAAATTCAAGAAGGCGGCAGCGGAACTCCGACCATACAAATGCTTGCGAGCGGAAAACTTGATTTTGCCATCGTCAGTGCTGATGAAATCATCATTTCTCAAGATAGAAACAAAAATAACAAGGTCATTGCCTTATTTGCGACCTACCAAAAATCTCCATACATCATTATGACTCACGCGGAACGTAATTTTAAAAGCCTTAAAGATGTGTGGACGTCCGAAGGTATTCTTTCAATGCAGTCGGGCCTTCCCTATTACAAATTTTTACTGAACAAATGGGGCAAACCCAAAGCGAAGATCGTTCCTTACCTGGGCGGCGTCGGCAACTTCGTGAACGATAAGACATTTTCTCAGCAAGGATTCATAAGTACCGAGCCGGTATCAGCTGAAAGAGCAGGCGCAAAGACCAAAAACTTTATTATCGCCGACGAAGGTTTTAATCCGTACCTGGTGATCCTTGCCACAACTGAAAAAACACTTAAAGAAAAGCCCGAGTTAGTTAAAAAATTAATTCAAGGCACTCGCAATGGGTGGCAAGCCTACTTAAACAGTCCTGAGGCGACAAACAAACATATGGCGCAAATCAACAAAGCTTTGGATTTTGAAACCTTTCAAAAAGGCGCGAGTCTGCAAAAAGATTTGATCATAACGACAAAGAATGAAGCTTTGGGATCGATGACCAAAGAACGTTGGGAAGCTTTATCTCAGCAGATTTTTGAACTGAAGCTCATTAAAAACAAACCTAACTCAGCGGAGAGCTACTTCCGCTAA
- a CDS encoding ABC transporter permease, translating to MKKHLPAFVFFIVITASLEILVQTGIFNSSLIPAPSQIVEVLKEMHTDFQSAFLESFLNVLIGFILSVIAGIFIACVFSLSDILRRAILPFAIFFQTVPIIAIAPLLVIYFGFGASTVIASSFIVSIFPMIANTLLGLESTQPSQRDLFSIYKATPWESLWHLKLPSAFNSIYAGLKVSAGLAIIGAVAGEFVAGGGLGALIDSARTQQRVDIVFAALLLLSLMGLILMGSLALIRASLLKLRPWTFTEEI from the coding sequence ATGAAAAAACATCTTCCGGCGTTTGTCTTTTTTATTGTGATCACCGCAAGTTTAGAGATTTTAGTCCAAACCGGAATTTTTAATTCAAGCCTGATCCCCGCACCTAGCCAGATAGTCGAGGTTTTAAAAGAAATGCACACGGACTTTCAATCTGCGTTTCTTGAAAGCTTTCTTAATGTTCTGATTGGATTCATTCTTAGCGTTATTGCCGGCATCTTTATTGCGTGCGTGTTTTCATTGTCTGATATCTTACGGCGAGCCATTTTACCTTTTGCGATTTTCTTTCAAACGGTTCCTATTATTGCGATTGCTCCGCTCTTGGTGATTTATTTTGGTTTCGGCGCGTCCACCGTGATTGCTTCAAGCTTTATTGTTTCTATTTTTCCCATGATCGCAAATACACTTTTAGGTCTAGAAAGCACGCAGCCTTCGCAAAGAGATCTGTTTTCTATCTATAAAGCCACACCCTGGGAAAGCCTGTGGCATCTAAAACTGCCTTCGGCATTTAATTCAATTTACGCCGGACTTAAAGTTTCAGCAGGCCTAGCCATCATTGGTGCTGTTGCCGGAGAGTTTGTGGCTGGGGGCGGATTAGGGGCGTTGATTGATTCAGCACGCACCCAACAGCGCGTGGACATTGTCTTTGCGGCTTTATTGCTATTATCTTTAATGGGACTTATTTTAATGGGCTCATTGGCTTTAATAAGAGCGTCATTGCTCAAGTTGCGTCCATGGACTTTTACAGAGGAAATATAA
- a CDS encoding YceD family protein — translation MKINLNEIPEQGREYKFDRSEKELTPCLDDLIKGAAYTTEFTIRPLNSRDFEMKGWIKTQTPEICSRCGADFQFQVNAKFHEFLLPKMDQPRNSRYSHVNHVSDLPVDGPEMTEYEGTEFDLGEYLHEVIALAAPFNVAHPQDGSVECRIYENPEGGQGFSVNKDIPLEKPESPFAALKNLKIN, via the coding sequence ATGAAAATCAATTTAAATGAAATCCCCGAACAAGGGCGCGAATACAAGTTTGACCGCTCTGAAAAAGAGCTAACTCCTTGTTTAGACGATCTTATTAAAGGCGCGGCTTACACCACAGAATTTACTATTCGCCCACTCAATAGCCGTGATTTTGAGATGAAGGGTTGGATTAAAACCCAAACTCCTGAGATTTGCTCTCGCTGTGGGGCGGACTTTCAGTTCCAAGTGAACGCCAAATTCCATGAATTCTTACTTCCAAAAATGGATCAACCTCGCAATAGCCGCTATAGCCACGTCAATCACGTGAGCGATCTTCCTGTGGATGGTCCAGAAATGACCGAATACGAGGGAACCGAGTTTGATCTTGGGGAATACTTACATGAAGTGATCGCTCTTGCTGCGCCTTTTAATGTGGCACATCCACAAGATGGCAGCGTTGAGTGCCGAATTTATGAAAATCCCGAAGGCGGACAGGGCTTTAGCGTGAATAAAGATATTCCGCTGGAAAAGCCAGAGAGTCCTTTTGCGGCTCTTAAGAATTTAAAAATCAATTAA
- the argS gene encoding arginine--tRNA ligase has protein sequence MIKHDALRVLATNLIAEAIKNIGATLSEDEIYKALVNPPQSHLGDLAFGCFILAKNLKKGPPQVAGEIAANFPSSPYIEKAQAAGPYLNITFTPQAHGELVVKTILDGSYFKKALVEKAPKTMIEYSQPNTHKELHVGHMRNLCLGDAIVRMLRYSGRDIVSSTFPGDMGTHVAKCLWYMKKHNQEPVPETGKGEWLGRMYSKANLLLEDQNGTPQEEINRQELTAILKQLESEKGPYYDLWKETREWSIDLMKKVYKWADVEFDEWYFESEMDAPSTAWVKQLYAEGKLEMSEGAIGKNLESENLGFCLLLKSDGTGLYATKDLLLAKHKFEDKQIEKSVYIVDMRQALHFKQVFRVLEILGFEQAKNCFHLQYNYVELPDGAMSSRKGNIVPLSDLVHKMEDHVKTNYLSRYKDEWSKEDIETVASQVAKGAIFYGMLRMDTNKKIVFDMNEWLKLDGESGPFVQYSHARIASLGRKFARSSKAPNWALLTHSSERQMMQSMGGLNTAIAQAAENFKPAAICGYLYDMAKNFNVFYHECPIGTEKDTEVREARLALAEAVGKTLKEGLAVLGIPAPEKM, from the coding sequence ATGATTAAACACGACGCACTTCGAGTTTTAGCTACAAATTTGATCGCCGAGGCGATTAAAAACATCGGCGCGACACTTTCAGAGGATGAAATCTATAAGGCCTTAGTGAATCCTCCGCAGTCCCACTTAGGTGATCTGGCTTTTGGCTGTTTTATCTTGGCTAAAAATCTTAAAAAAGGCCCTCCGCAAGTGGCTGGCGAAATTGCTGCGAACTTCCCATCTTCTCCTTATATAGAGAAAGCGCAAGCGGCCGGTCCTTATCTAAATATCACTTTCACGCCGCAAGCTCATGGTGAATTGGTAGTTAAGACTATTCTTGATGGGTCTTATTTCAAAAAAGCATTGGTGGAAAAAGCTCCAAAAACGATGATCGAATACTCTCAACCCAACACCCACAAAGAACTTCATGTGGGCCATATGAGAAACCTGTGCCTGGGGGATGCGATCGTTAGAATGCTTAGATATTCCGGACGCGACATTGTTTCTTCGACGTTTCCGGGTGATATGGGAACGCACGTGGCGAAATGCCTTTGGTATATGAAAAAGCACAACCAAGAACCCGTTCCTGAGACCGGAAAAGGGGAGTGGTTGGGAAGAATGTATTCTAAAGCCAATTTGCTTTTAGAAGATCAAAATGGAACTCCTCAAGAAGAGATCAATCGCCAAGAGTTGACCGCGATTTTAAAGCAGCTCGAGTCTGAAAAAGGTCCTTATTATGATCTTTGGAAAGAGACTCGCGAGTGGTCGATTGATTTGATGAAAAAGGTCTATAAGTGGGCCGATGTTGAATTTGATGAATGGTATTTTGAATCCGAAATGGATGCTCCTTCAACAGCATGGGTGAAACAACTTTATGCTGAAGGAAAGCTTGAGATGTCCGAAGGCGCGATCGGGAAGAATTTAGAATCTGAGAATCTGGGATTCTGTTTACTTTTAAAATCCGATGGAACCGGTCTTTACGCGACTAAGGATTTACTTCTAGCCAAGCACAAATTCGAAGATAAGCAGATCGAAAAGTCGGTTTACATCGTCGACATGCGCCAAGCTTTACATTTCAAACAAGTCTTTCGCGTCTTAGAAATCTTAGGTTTTGAACAAGCCAAGAATTGCTTCCACCTGCAGTACAATTATGTCGAACTTCCTGATGGTGCGATGAGTTCGCGCAAAGGAAATATCGTCCCCCTTTCAGATCTTGTGCATAAGATGGAAGATCACGTTAAAACCAATTACTTAAGCCGTTACAAAGATGAATGGTCTAAAGAAGATATTGAAACGGTCGCCAGCCAAGTCGCGAAAGGTGCGATCTTTTACGGCATGCTTCGTATGGATACGAACAAAAAAATCGTTTTTGATATGAACGAGTGGCTCAAACTTGATGGCGAGTCTGGACCTTTCGTTCAATACTCCCATGCGCGCATTGCCAGCTTGGGTCGCAAGTTTGCGAGATCATCGAAAGCTCCGAATTGGGCGCTTTTAACTCATTCGTCAGAGCGTCAGATGATGCAGTCTATGGGTGGATTGAATACCGCGATAGCTCAAGCGGCAGAAAACTTTAAGCCGGCCGCGATTTGCGGATATCTTTATGATATGGCCAAAAACTTTAACGTCTTTTATCACGAGTGCCCGATCGGAACGGAAAAAGACACGGAAGTAAGAGAAGCTCGCCTGGCATTGGCCGAGGCTGTCGGCAAAACACTTAAAGAAGGTCTTGCTGTCTTGGGAATCCCAGCGCCGGAAAAGATGTAG
- a CDS encoding Glu/Leu/Phe/Val family dehydrogenase, whose translation MGTFEVISQHGDHEQVVFCNDPHVGLKAIIAIHNTSLGPALGGTRMWNYKNEDEALVDVLRLSKGMTYKAAAAGLNLGGGKAVIIGDAKTQKSEGLFRAFGQFVNSLNGKYITAEDVGTNVQDMEHIYMETPWVTGIPKDFGGSGDPSPYTAHGVLMGIKASAQEKFGTAALKGMRISVQGLGNVGSNLVRYLNEEGAIVTVADIDMNRTKKVAEQFGAKAVSPEEILTVESDIFAPCALGAVVNDQTISKFKTKVIAGGANNVLAEARHGDHLKELGILYAPDYVINAGGLMNVFVELEGYSPERAFEKTKRVFDNILKVYEIAKRDNIGTHTAADRLAEERINTIGRLKQRHPGKSSRAFTTLKEVHNR comes from the coding sequence GTGGGAACTTTCGAGGTTATTTCTCAGCACGGAGACCATGAACAAGTCGTTTTCTGTAACGATCCACACGTCGGTCTAAAAGCTATCATCGCGATTCATAATACATCTTTGGGACCTGCTTTGGGCGGAACTCGTATGTGGAACTATAAAAACGAAGACGAAGCTCTTGTCGACGTTTTGCGTTTATCTAAAGGGATGACATATAAAGCCGCCGCAGCGGGTTTAAACTTGGGTGGCGGTAAAGCTGTCATCATCGGCGATGCGAAAACTCAAAAATCAGAAGGTCTTTTTAGAGCTTTTGGTCAATTCGTAAACTCTTTAAATGGTAAATACATCACGGCGGAAGACGTGGGTACCAACGTTCAAGATATGGAACACATCTACATGGAAACTCCATGGGTGACAGGTATTCCTAAAGACTTCGGTGGCTCGGGGGATCCATCTCCCTACACAGCCCATGGTGTTTTAATGGGGATTAAGGCGTCGGCTCAAGAAAAATTCGGCACAGCGGCTTTAAAGGGCATGCGTATTTCTGTTCAAGGCCTAGGAAATGTCGGTTCGAATCTAGTTCGTTATTTAAACGAAGAAGGTGCGATCGTGACTGTTGCGGACATCGATATGAATCGCACAAAAAAAGTGGCTGAGCAATTCGGCGCTAAAGCGGTTTCTCCAGAGGAAATTTTAACTGTAGAGTCGGATATTTTCGCTCCTTGTGCATTGGGTGCAGTGGTGAATGATCAAACGATCTCTAAATTTAAAACTAAAGTTATCGCGGGTGGCGCGAATAACGTCCTTGCGGAAGCTCGTCACGGCGATCATTTAAAAGAGTTGGGCATTTTGTATGCTCCGGATTACGTGATCAATGCCGGTGGTTTGATGAACGTGTTTGTGGAGCTTGAAGGTTACTCTCCAGAACGTGCTTTTGAAAAAACAAAACGCGTTTTTGATAACATCCTTAAGGTTTACGAAATCGCCAAACGCGACAATATCGGCACCCACACGGCGGCAGACCGTTTGGCCGAAGAGCGCATCAACACCATTGGTCGCCTAAAACAACGCCATCCGGGCAAATCTTCTCGCGCGTTCACCACGCTTAAAGAAGTTCACAATCGATAG
- a CDS encoding 2OG-Fe(II) oxygenase family protein: MIQSLFPTSVYFAPLASKDKSLNSDLKKEALTYARIDEEGQAWSAKNYPGGYTSYGSIAQLNQASTTFEILEKEINKHVRKFVKHLEMDIDPKELKMTSCWVNVMPTNVIHTMHLHPLSVISGTYYVQTPKNSSAIKFEDPRLDSFMASPPRKHNAKVANQRHHSLQPQEGHVVLFESWLRHEVPANQADKERISISFNYGWV, encoded by the coding sequence ATGATTCAATCTCTTTTTCCGACGTCTGTTTATTTCGCTCCATTAGCCAGCAAAGATAAAAGCCTCAATAGCGATCTTAAAAAAGAGGCTCTGACATACGCGCGCATCGACGAAGAAGGCCAAGCCTGGTCCGCTAAGAATTATCCCGGTGGTTACACGTCCTACGGATCTATCGCGCAGTTAAATCAAGCGTCCACGACCTTTGAGATTTTAGAAAAAGAAATCAACAAGCACGTTCGCAAGTTTGTAAAACATCTTGAGATGGATATTGATCCCAAAGAACTTAAAATGACGTCATGCTGGGTGAACGTGATGCCGACCAACGTGATCCACACGATGCATTTACATCCCTTGTCGGTGATCAGCGGGACCTATTATGTGCAAACACCGAAAAACTCTTCGGCGATTAAGTTTGAAGATCCGCGTTTAGACAGCTTTATGGCCTCGCCACCGCGCAAACATAACGCCAAGGTGGCAAATCAAAGGCATCACTCCTTGCAGCCTCAGGAAGGTCACGTGGTGCTTTTTGAATCTTGGCTTCGCCATGAGGTCCCGGCCAACCAAGCCGACAAAGAGCGTATTAGCATCAGCTTTAATTACGGATGGGTTTAA
- the fabG gene encoding 3-oxoacyl-[acyl-carrier-protein] reductase: MANKSLQGKKIVVTGGSRGIGASIVKLLADEGAQVAFTYSSREESAQQVAHQLSGEGHFYIKMDIANEASVNEAVDHILEKWPDIDGVVNNAGITKDQLLIRMKAEDFDSVINTNLRGTFLVTKAFTKPMMKARKGSIVNITSIIGETGNAGQANYAASKAGTIAFAKSVALELASRNVRVNNVAPGFIGTEMTEVLSEDVKAKMMERIPLAKIGEGQDVAQAVRFLLSDESKYITGHTLDVNGGMHMN; encoded by the coding sequence ATGGCAAATAAGTCTCTTCAAGGCAAAAAGATCGTAGTCACTGGCGGAAGCCGTGGCATTGGTGCTTCTATTGTGAAGTTGCTGGCCGATGAAGGTGCTCAAGTGGCGTTTACTTACTCGTCTCGCGAAGAATCCGCTCAACAGGTCGCTCACCAACTCAGTGGCGAAGGTCATTTTTATATTAAGATGGATATTGCCAACGAAGCTTCCGTAAACGAAGCCGTGGATCATATCTTAGAAAAATGGCCTGACATTGACGGTGTTGTGAATAATGCCGGGATCACTAAGGATCAACTTTTAATTCGCATGAAAGCCGAAGATTTTGATTCTGTGATCAACACCAACTTGCGCGGGACCTTCTTGGTTACCAAAGCTTTCACCAAACCTATGATGAAAGCGCGCAAAGGTTCGATTGTTAATATTACTTCTATTATCGGTGAAACTGGAAATGCGGGACAAGCAAACTACGCGGCTTCGAAAGCTGGGACTATTGCGTTTGCAAAGTCAGTGGCTTTAGAACTGGCTTCTCGCAACGTGCGCGTGAATAACGTGGCACCTGGCTTTATCGGCACAGAGATGACCGAGGTGCTTTCAGAAGACGTGAAGGCTAAAATGATGGAGCGCATTCCATTAGCTAAAATCGGCGAAGGACAGGATGTTGCGCAGGCCGTAAGATTTTTATTGAGTGATGAATCTAAATATATCACTGGTCACACGCTAGATGTGAACGGTGGTATGCATATGAATTAG
- the rpmF gene encoding 50S ribosomal protein L32, with translation MPTPKKKTSRSKRDMRRSHDGLTAPAVAVEKKTGELVRPHRASKGADGALYYKGKQISAAK, from the coding sequence ATGCCAACTCCTAAGAAGAAAACATCTCGTTCTAAACGTGATATGCGCCGTTCACACGACGGCTTGACTGCCCCAGCTGTTGCTGTAGAAAAAAAGACTGGCGAATTAGTTCGTCCACACCGCGCATCTAAAGGTGCAGACGGCGCTCTTTACTACAAAGGCAAACAAATCAGCGCAGCGAAATAA
- the fabD gene encoding ACP S-malonyltransferase: protein MFTLAFPGQGSQQPGMGRFLFDNFGIAKETFEEGSEALKQDMKKLCFEGSEADLALTENTQPALLLVSTATQRVLNKEFNIKVQSAAGHSIGEYAALVAAGVTRFDESMRAVRTRGQAMQSAVPVGKGGMVAMLGLEPDQVETLCQWVVKNSGAGPLSAANFNSPGQIVISGSQNAINWMKDNFKPEAVWGADAPKRAKMIPLSVSAPFHCEMMKPAEDKMREVLTAMEFKTAAFPIVQNFHAKLETDGSVLRENLIRQVSAPVRWTQSMEVLKSQGHSQIIECGAGKVVQGLLKKIDGEFFKVFTTTSMEDIKTIEDFLKASSH from the coding sequence ATGTTTACACTCGCATTCCCTGGACAAGGCAGCCAACAACCTGGCATGGGCCGGTTTTTATTCGATAATTTTGGTATCGCCAAAGAAACTTTCGAAGAAGGATCTGAGGCCTTAAAACAAGATATGAAAAAGCTGTGCTTTGAAGGCAGCGAAGCTGATCTTGCCTTGACGGAAAATACTCAACCTGCACTGTTGCTTGTTTCTACAGCGACGCAAAGAGTTCTGAATAAAGAATTCAATATCAAGGTTCAATCAGCAGCCGGTCACTCGATTGGTGAATATGCAGCATTAGTCGCCGCAGGCGTAACTCGCTTTGATGAATCCATGCGCGCCGTACGCACGCGTGGCCAAGCCATGCAATCAGCTGTTCCTGTCGGTAAAGGCGGAATGGTGGCGATGTTAGGACTTGAACCGGATCAAGTAGAAACGCTTTGCCAATGGGTTGTTAAAAATTCTGGCGCGGGTCCGTTGTCTGCAGCTAACTTCAATTCTCCGGGTCAAATTGTGATCTCTGGATCACAAAATGCGATCAACTGGATGAAAGATAACTTTAAACCTGAAGCTGTCTGGGGAGCGGATGCTCCGAAACGCGCAAAAATGATTCCTCTGTCGGTTTCCGCTCCATTTCACTGTGAAATGATGAAGCCTGCAGAAGACAAAATGCGCGAAGTCTTGACCGCGATGGAGTTTAAAACGGCTGCCTTCCCTATTGTTCAAAACTTCCACGCCAAACTTGAAACCGACGGTTCTGTTTTGCGTGAAAACTTGATTCGTCAGGTTTCTGCTCCGGTGCGTTGGACGCAAAGTATGGAAGTTTTAAAGAGCCAAGGTCATTCGCAAATTATTGAGTGTGGCGCCGGGAAAGTCGTTCAGGGCTTGCTTAAAAAGATCGACGGTGAATTTTTCAAAGTCTTCACAACAACTAGCATGGAAGATATTAAAACCATTGAAGATTTTTTGAAGGCTTCGAGTCATTGA